In Verrucomicrobiota bacterium, one DNA window encodes the following:
- a CDS encoding P-II family nitrogen regulator — protein sequence MKKIEAIIKPFKLEDVKEALTASGIEGMTVCEVKGFGRQKGHTEIYRGSEYTVDFLPKIKIEIVLPDNLVETAVTAIVKSARTGKIGDGKVFVLPVDNAIRIRTEETGDKAV from the coding sequence ATGAAAAAAATCGAAGCCATCATTAAGCCGTTTAAATTGGAAGATGTGAAAGAAGCCCTCACCGCTTCGGGCATCGAAGGCATGACCGTGTGTGAAGTTAAAGGTTTTGGCCGTCAAAAAGGCCATACCGAAATCTACCGCGGCAGCGAATATACGGTGGATTTTTTGCCCAAGATCAAGATCGAGATTGTCCTGCCCGACAATTTGGTCGAGACAGCAGTCACCGCGATCGTCAAATCCGCCCGCACTGGAAAAATCGGCGATGGCAAAGTATTTGTGCTGCCGGTGGATAACGCGATTCGCATCCGTACCGAAGAGACCGGCGATAAAGCCGTTTAA
- the gltB gene encoding glutamate synthase large subunit, translated as MEVMNMNGDAQQASGLPATQGLYDPQQEHDACGVGFVVNIKGGRSHEIVQQALQILNNLRHRGACGCEDNTGDGAGILIQMPHEFLVEACAETKLKLPAAGQYGAGNVFLPMDAAERKRCKQRFEEIIREESQEVIGWRIVPTNNGMLGATAKAGEPFIEQVYIGRNPNLKDAQAFERKLYIIRKRGETAIRYAKPGITCAFYVCSLSQRTMVYKGMLMSEQLEQYFPELADPAMTSAMALVHSRFSTNTFPSWDRAHPYRYISHNGEINTLRGNINWMHARQAMMESPLFGEDLKKLIPVICPDGSDSAMFDNCLELLVLSGRSLPHAVMMMIPEPWQNHESMSAEKKAFYEYHRCMMEPWDGPASIAFTDGLRIGACLDRNGLRPSRYYVTKDDLVIMASEVGVLDIPAARIAQKGRLQPGRMLLVDTEQGRIVADDEIKNTMAAAFPYRDWLGKHLVALEDLPEAPPVAEPDHKTILQRQCVFGYTYEDQRFILAPMAKDGVEPLGSMGTDTPLAVLSNKPQLLYNYFKQLFAQVTNPPIDYMREAIVMSTETTLGSERNLLRPEPGSCRFIKLETPILDNDQLAQIKNLNSHGFKAAVLPILFPVAENGAGMERAIAELCRRADKAIKDGANVLILSDRGTDCKLAPVPALLAVSGLHHYLIREGLRTRASLILESGEPREVHHFALLVGYGISAVNPYLAFETLDDMIRDGLLVGDREHAIKNYIKALVKGMLKVISKMGISTIQSYRGAQIFEAIGLNQDLVNKYFTWTPSRIEGIGIHEIAEEVRQRHERAFPPIPVETQTLDSGGQYQWRSEGEYHLFNPVTIHKLQQAARNNNFDMFKEYSAAVNNQAKHLCTLRGLFGFKFAPNIVPLSEVESVESIMKRFKTGAMSYGSISKEAHEALAIAMNRIGGKSNTGEGGEDPARYVPLPNGDSLNSAIKQVASGRFGVTSLYLVNAKELQIKMAQGAKPGEGGQLPGTKVYPWIAKTRHATPGVGLISPPPHHDIYSIEDLAQLIHDLKNANHHARISVKLVAEVGVGTVAAGVAKAHADVVLISGHDGGTGASPLTSIKHTGGPWELGLAETHQTLVLNGLRSRIAVEVDGQLKTGRDVVIGALLGAEEFGFATAPLVTLGCIMMRVCHSNTCPVGVATQDPRLRKNFSGKPEYAINFMRFIAMEVRELMAQLGFRTFEEMVGRTDRLEMTRAVDHWKAKGLDFSKMLYQPVTIRDTDRFCNQSQNHGLEQAMDQQMLLRLCEPALARGEPVRAVVPIKNSNRVVGTMLGSEVTRRYGVEGLPADTIRLHFKGSAGQSFGAFMPSGITFELEGDANDYIGKGLSGARVVVYPPKGSTFRSNENIIVGNVALYGATLGDAYFSGVAGERFCVRNSGANAVVEGIGDHGCEYMTGGTVVILGPTGRNFAAGMSGGVAYVLDEAGDFAVRCNKEMVSLDPLSALEDVAEVRRLIENHARLTRSQKAGEVLANWDVCQSKFVKVLPKDYARVLKALAKVKESGLTGDEAVMAAFEENIRDTSRIGGG; from the coding sequence ATGGAAGTAATGAACATGAACGGCGACGCGCAACAGGCCAGCGGTTTGCCAGCGACACAGGGCCTGTATGATCCGCAGCAGGAGCACGATGCGTGCGGGGTGGGGTTTGTGGTGAACATCAAGGGCGGACGCTCGCACGAGATCGTGCAGCAAGCGCTGCAAATCTTGAACAATTTGCGCCACCGCGGCGCGTGCGGGTGCGAAGATAACACCGGCGACGGCGCTGGGATACTGATCCAGATGCCGCACGAGTTCCTGGTGGAAGCCTGTGCCGAGACCAAACTGAAGCTCCCGGCGGCGGGCCAATACGGCGCGGGCAATGTATTCCTGCCGATGGATGCAGCGGAACGGAAGCGTTGTAAACAGCGCTTCGAGGAAATCATCCGCGAGGAAAGCCAGGAAGTCATTGGCTGGCGTATCGTGCCCACCAACAACGGGATGCTAGGTGCCACGGCCAAGGCCGGTGAACCGTTCATTGAACAGGTCTATATTGGGCGGAACCCGAATTTGAAAGATGCCCAGGCGTTCGAGCGGAAGCTATATATCATACGCAAACGGGGAGAAACCGCCATTCGCTATGCCAAACCGGGCATTACATGCGCCTTCTACGTGTGCAGCTTGTCGCAAAGGACGATGGTTTATAAGGGCATGCTCATGTCCGAACAGTTGGAGCAATATTTCCCGGAACTGGCCGACCCGGCCATGACGAGCGCGATGGCACTGGTGCATTCCCGTTTCAGCACCAATACGTTCCCAAGTTGGGACCGCGCGCATCCGTACCGGTACATCAGTCATAATGGTGAAATTAACACCTTGCGCGGCAACATTAACTGGATGCATGCCCGGCAGGCGATGATGGAATCACCCCTGTTTGGCGAGGATCTGAAGAAATTGATCCCGGTGATCTGCCCGGATGGCAGCGATTCGGCCATGTTTGACAACTGTCTGGAGTTGCTGGTGCTTTCCGGTCGTTCCCTTCCCCATGCGGTGATGATGATGATTCCCGAGCCATGGCAAAACCATGAGAGCATGAGCGCCGAGAAGAAGGCGTTTTATGAGTACCATCGTTGCATGATGGAACCGTGGGATGGCCCCGCCTCGATTGCCTTTACCGATGGGCTGCGCATTGGCGCGTGCCTGGATCGTAATGGCCTGCGGCCTTCCCGGTATTATGTCACCAAGGATGATCTGGTGATCATGGCTTCGGAGGTGGGCGTGTTGGACATTCCCGCCGCGCGGATCGCCCAAAAAGGCCGGTTGCAACCGGGTCGCATGTTGCTGGTGGATACCGAACAAGGCCGGATCGTCGCCGACGATGAAATCAAAAACACGATGGCGGCGGCCTTTCCATATCGGGATTGGCTGGGGAAACATCTGGTTGCCTTGGAGGATCTTCCCGAGGCTCCGCCAGTGGCCGAACCAGATCATAAGACCATTCTGCAACGGCAATGCGTATTTGGCTATACCTACGAAGATCAACGTTTCATTTTGGCACCCATGGCCAAGGATGGCGTGGAACCGTTGGGTTCGATGGGCACGGACACGCCGTTGGCGGTGCTCTCCAACAAGCCACAGTTGCTGTACAACTATTTCAAGCAACTGTTTGCCCAGGTGACCAACCCGCCCATTGATTACATGCGGGAAGCCATTGTGATGTCCACGGAGACCACGTTGGGTTCGGAGCGCAACTTGTTGCGACCGGAACCCGGGAGTTGCCGTTTCATCAAGCTGGAGACGCCCATTTTGGACAATGATCAATTGGCGCAGATCAAGAATCTCAACAGCCACGGCTTCAAGGCAGCGGTGTTGCCGATCCTTTTCCCGGTGGCGGAAAACGGTGCCGGCATGGAGCGGGCGATTGCCGAGTTATGTCGTCGGGCGGACAAGGCGATCAAGGATGGCGCGAATGTGCTGATTCTGTCGGATCGCGGAACGGACTGCAAACTGGCTCCCGTGCCGGCGTTGCTGGCGGTATCCGGCCTGCACCATTACCTGATCCGCGAGGGATTGCGGACGCGCGCGAGTTTGATCCTGGAATCAGGCGAACCCCGCGAGGTGCATCATTTCGCTCTGCTGGTTGGCTATGGCATCAGCGCGGTGAATCCGTACCTGGCCTTCGAGACGCTGGACGATATGATCCGCGACGGGTTGCTGGTCGGCGACCGTGAACACGCGATCAAAAATTACATCAAGGCACTGGTCAAAGGCATGTTGAAGGTGATCTCGAAGATGGGTATTTCCACGATTCAGAGTTACCGTGGGGCGCAAATTTTCGAGGCGATCGGACTGAATCAGGACTTGGTGAACAAATATTTTACTTGGACGCCCTCGCGCATTGAAGGCATTGGCATTCACGAGATTGCCGAAGAAGTCCGGCAGCGCCATGAGCGGGCGTTCCCGCCCATTCCGGTGGAGACCCAGACCTTGGATTCCGGCGGGCAGTACCAATGGCGGAGCGAGGGGGAATATCACCTTTTCAATCCGGTCACGATCCATAAATTGCAGCAAGCCGCGCGCAATAACAACTTTGACATGTTCAAGGAGTATAGTGCGGCGGTCAATAACCAGGCCAAGCACCTGTGTACCTTGCGCGGTTTGTTTGGGTTCAAATTTGCGCCGAACATTGTGCCGCTCTCCGAGGTGGAATCCGTGGAGTCCATCATGAAGCGGTTTAAAACCGGTGCAATGTCGTATGGGTCTATTAGCAAAGAGGCCCATGAGGCGTTGGCGATTGCGATGAACCGTATTGGTGGCAAGAGTAATACCGGTGAAGGCGGCGAAGATCCGGCGCGCTATGTGCCGCTGCCCAATGGCGATTCGCTTAACAGCGCCATCAAGCAGGTGGCCTCGGGACGCTTTGGGGTGACGAGCCTTTATCTGGTCAATGCCAAGGAACTTCAAATCAAGATGGCGCAAGGGGCCAAGCCGGGTGAAGGCGGGCAGTTGCCGGGAACCAAGGTTTATCCGTGGATTGCCAAGACGCGCCATGCTACGCCGGGGGTGGGATTGATTTCTCCGCCACCGCACCATGATATTTATTCCATCGAGGACCTGGCGCAATTAATTCATGACCTGAAGAACGCCAATCATCACGCCCGGATCAGCGTGAAACTGGTGGCGGAAGTGGGCGTGGGCACTGTGGCGGCGGGCGTCGCCAAGGCGCATGCCGACGTGGTGCTGATCAGCGGTCATGACGGCGGTACCGGCGCTTCGCCGTTGACCTCCATCAAACATACCGGCGGGCCTTGGGAGCTGGGGTTGGCGGAAACCCACCAAACGCTGGTGCTGAACGGGCTGCGCAGCCGTATCGCCGTGGAAGTGGACGGCCAATTGAAAACCGGGCGCGATGTGGTCATCGGGGCGCTGCTCGGCGCTGAAGAGTTTGGTTTTGCCACCGCGCCGTTGGTGACGCTGGGCTGCATCATGATGCGCGTCTGCCATAGCAACACCTGCCCGGTGGGCGTGGCCACGCAGGACCCGCGTCTGCGTAAAAACTTCTCCGGCAAACCGGAGTACGCGATCAACTTCATGCGTTTTATCGCCATGGAAGTACGCGAACTCATGGCACAATTGGGCTTCCGCACCTTCGAGGAAATGGTGGGGCGAACCGACCGTCTGGAAATGACGCGGGCCGTGGATCATTGGAAAGCCAAAGGGTTGGATTTTTCCAAAATGCTCTATCAGCCCGTGACGATCCGCGACACGGATCGTTTCTGTAATCAATCTCAGAATCATGGTCTGGAGCAGGCCATGGACCAACAAATGTTGCTCCGCTTGTGCGAACCGGCACTGGCGCGCGGCGAGCCGGTGCGTGCCGTGGTGCCGATCAAGAATTCAAACCGGGTGGTGGGCACCATGTTGGGCAGTGAAGTCACCCGGCGTTATGGCGTCGAAGGGCTACCGGCGGATACCATTCGCCTTCACTTCAAAGGCTCGGCGGGCCAGAGCTTCGGGGCGTTCATGCCGTCCGGCATCACATTTGAACTGGAAGGCGATGCCAACGATTACATCGGCAAGGGACTCTCGGGGGCCAGGGTGGTGGTGTATCCGCCTAAAGGCTCGACGTTCCGTTCCAATGAAAACATCATCGTTGGCAATGTGGCGCTCTATGGTGCCACGCTCGGAGACGCCTATTTCAGCGGCGTGGCAGGCGAACGCTTTTGTGTGCGTAACTCGGGCGCCAACGCCGTCGTCGAAGGCATTGGCGATCACGGCTGTGAGTACATGACGGGCGGCACGGTGGTGATCCTTGGGCCGACCGGACGCAATTTTGCGGCTGGCATGTCCGGCGGTGTGGCATACGTGCTGGATGAAGCCGGCGATTTTGCGGTGCGCTGCAACAAGGAAATGGTTTCTTTGGACCCGTTGAGCGCGCTGGAGGATGTGGCGGAAGTGCGGCGGCTGATCGAAAATCACGCCCGCTTGACTCGCAGCCAGAAGGCCGGTGAGGTGTTGGCCAACTGGGACGTCTGCCAGAGCAAGTTCGTGAAAGTCCTGCCGAAGGACTACGCGCGCGTTCTGAAAGCGTTGGCGAAAGTCAAGGAATCCGGTCTGACCGGCGACGAAGCCGTCATGGCCGCATTTGAGGAAAACATTCGCGACACGTCCCGGATCGGCGGCGGATGA
- a CDS encoding glutamate synthase subunit beta, with translation MGKPTGFLEFTRELPAEIAPLDRIRNWDEFHLPFEEKKLRAQGARCMDCGTPYCHTGMMLAGMASGCPINNLIPEWNDLVFRGLWREALLRLHKTNNFPEFTGRVCPAPCEGACVLGIIQPPVTIKSIECAIIDKGFDEQWVVAEPPKKRTGKKVAVVGSGPAGLACAAQLNKVGHLVTVFERADRVGGLLMYGIPNMKLDKTVVQRRVDLMSQEGITFVTNTEVGKQFPTDRLLKEFDAVVLCGGATKPRDLSIEGRTLKGVHYAMEFLTANTRSLLDSKLANGNYISAKGKDVVVIGGGDTGTDCVGTSIRHGCKSVIQLEILPKPVEQRPADNPWPQWPRTFKVDYGQEEAAALAGEDPRKYRITATKFLADDQGQVRGVRTVLVDWKKDEQGRMIPQPIPGTEHTHSAQLVLLAMGFLGPEEMLLDFLGIERDPRSNVKAEHGKFATNIKGVFAAGDMRRGQSLVVWAINEGRGAARECDRYLMGHSDLP, from the coding sequence ATGGGCAAACCTACTGGATTTTTGGAGTTTACACGCGAACTGCCGGCGGAAATCGCGCCGCTGGACCGCATTCGCAACTGGGATGAGTTTCATCTCCCGTTTGAGGAAAAGAAACTGCGGGCGCAAGGAGCGCGCTGTATGGATTGCGGCACGCCGTATTGCCACACCGGCATGATGCTGGCGGGCATGGCCTCCGGCTGTCCCATCAATAACCTTATTCCCGAGTGGAACGACTTGGTCTTTCGCGGATTGTGGCGCGAGGCGCTGCTGCGCCTGCACAAGACCAACAACTTCCCCGAGTTCACCGGCCGGGTATGCCCGGCCCCGTGTGAAGGGGCGTGCGTGCTGGGCATCATCCAGCCGCCGGTAACCATCAAGAGCATCGAATGCGCCATCATTGACAAGGGGTTCGACGAGCAGTGGGTGGTGGCGGAACCGCCCAAAAAGCGGACCGGCAAAAAAGTGGCGGTGGTGGGTTCCGGCCCGGCTGGGCTGGCGTGCGCGGCGCAATTAAACAAGGTGGGCCATCTGGTCACCGTCTTTGAGCGCGCCGACCGTGTTGGCGGACTGCTGATGTACGGCATCCCCAACATGAAGCTCGATAAAACAGTGGTGCAGCGCCGCGTGGACTTGATGAGCCAGGAAGGCATCACCTTTGTGACCAATACCGAGGTCGGCAAGCAATTCCCCACGGATCGTCTGCTCAAAGAGTTTGACGCGGTGGTCTTGTGCGGCGGGGCCACCAAACCGCGCGATCTCTCTATCGAAGGCAGAACCCTCAAAGGCGTGCATTACGCCATGGAATTTTTGACCGCCAACACCCGGAGTCTGCTGGATTCCAAGCTCGCCAACGGCAATTACATTTCCGCCAAGGGCAAGGATGTGGTGGTGATCGGCGGCGGTGACACTGGCACCGACTGCGTGGGCACCTCGATTCGTCATGGCTGCAAGAGCGTGATTCAACTGGAAATTTTACCCAAGCCCGTGGAACAACGCCCTGCCGATAATCCCTGGCCGCAATGGCCGCGCACGTTCAAAGTGGATTACGGCCAGGAAGAGGCGGCCGCGTTGGCGGGGGAAGATCCGCGCAAGTATCGCATCACCGCCACCAAGTTTCTGGCGGATGATCAAGGCCAGGTGCGCGGCGTGCGCACGGTGTTGGTGGACTGGAAAAAGGACGAGCAGGGGCGCATGATTCCCCAACCGATTCCCGGCACGGAACACACGCATTCCGCGCAATTGGTGTTGCTCGCCATGGGTTTTCTGGGGCCGGAAGAAATGTTGCTGGACTTCCTTGGCATCGAGCGCGACCCGCGCTCCAACGTCAAGGCCGAACACGGCAAGTTTGCCACCAATATCAAAGGTGTATTTGCCGCCGGCGATATGCGCCGTGGCCAGAGCCTGGTCGTGTGGGCGATCAACGAGGGACGCGGTGCGGCGCGCGAATGCGACCGCTACCTGATGGGGCACTCGGACCTGCCGTAA
- a CDS encoding glucose-1-phosphate adenylyltransferase produces the protein MSQSTERIIFNTDKVLSVVMGGGQGTRLFPLTRERSKPAVPLGGKYRLVDIPISNCINSGLKHVYLLTQFNSASLHRHISQSYKFDHFSGGFVEILAAEQTFSSTSWYQGTADAVRKNLIHFLNNNFEYMLILSGDQLYRMDFRHIINQHVQSGAALTIATIPVRRHEASSLGIMQIDKDRRITKFVEKPKEPEALDALHVDPASYGSLGIESQEELFLASMGIYVFNRQLLIDVLTKNNDTDFGKHIIPSAISSQSVFSHVFQGYWEDIGTIRSFFESNLDCCAELPRFNFFDMLSPIFTRPRFLPPSKINGASIDHAIISDGCIINRAAIAYSIIGLRGTVGSGSYLHRTIYMGSDYYESAESILANESTGRPRIGVGQNSRIENTIIDKNARIGDNVVISPSGKPDKVDHPLYYIRDGIVIIPKNAVIPHGTII, from the coding sequence ATGTCACAGAGCACTGAGCGTATTATTTTTAACACGGATAAAGTCTTGTCGGTCGTCATGGGTGGCGGCCAGGGTACCCGTTTATTTCCACTAACCCGCGAACGTTCCAAGCCGGCTGTGCCGCTGGGTGGCAAATACCGGCTGGTGGACATCCCTATCTCGAACTGTATCAATTCCGGGTTGAAACACGTCTATCTGCTCACCCAGTTCAACTCCGCCTCGCTCCACCGTCATATTTCCCAGAGTTACAAGTTTGACCATTTTTCCGGAGGTTTCGTGGAAATTCTCGCAGCGGAGCAGACCTTTTCCAGCACATCGTGGTATCAGGGTACCGCTGATGCCGTGCGCAAAAACCTGATTCACTTCCTGAATAATAATTTTGAGTACATGCTGATCCTGAGCGGTGACCAATTGTACCGCATGGATTTCCGGCATATCATCAATCAGCATGTGCAATCCGGCGCCGCGCTAACCATCGCCACCATCCCGGTGCGCCGCCACGAAGCCAGTTCCTTGGGCATCATGCAGATTGACAAGGATCGCCGGATCACCAAATTTGTCGAGAAACCAAAGGAACCAGAAGCGCTGGACGCGCTGCACGTGGACCCCGCCTCCTATGGCAGCCTGGGCATTGAAAGTCAGGAGGAATTATTCCTCGCCTCCATGGGTATTTACGTTTTCAACCGCCAATTGCTCATTGATGTCCTGACCAAGAATAATGACACCGACTTTGGCAAGCACATCATTCCCAGCGCCATTTCCTCTCAATCAGTATTCTCGCACGTATTTCAAGGATACTGGGAAGACATCGGCACCATTCGCAGTTTCTTCGAGTCCAATCTGGACTGCTGCGCCGAACTGCCGCGCTTCAATTTCTTTGACATGTTGTCGCCGATTTTCACCCGTCCGCGCTTCCTGCCGCCCTCGAAAATCAACGGGGCATCCATTGATCATGCCATCATTTCCGACGGCTGTATCATCAACCGCGCTGCCATCGCCTACTCCATCATCGGTCTGCGTGGCACCGTCGGCTCCGGCAGCTATTTGCACCGGACGATTTACATGGGCTCGGATTATTATGAATCCGCCGAATCCATCCTGGCCAACGAATCCACCGGACGTCCGCGCATCGGCGTGGGACAGAACTCACGCATTGAGAACACGATCATTGATAAAAACGCGCGGATCGGTGATAACGTGGTAATTTCACCCTCTGGCAAGCCGGATAAAGTGGATCATCCGTTATATTACATCCGCGATGGCATCGTCATCATTCCGAAGAATGCGGTGATTCCTCACGGCACCATCATTTAA
- a CDS encoding methyltransferase domain-containing protein produces the protein MPSHRFNTNDWRRRCYSLGAPVYDLLVRGFRPWRRRSLELLALQPGEKVLLIGAGTGEDLEFLPSGVRVTAIDLTPAMLDRLKKRAVRLNLQVDARVMDGHQLAFPDATFDVVILHLILAVIPDPVRCAREAARVLRPGGRVTILDKFLPDGRPLPLAIRLLAPVIGFFGTEINRQLGPILAGTDLDITRQEPLGMRGFFKIVLARKPSAP, from the coding sequence ATGCCCAGCCACCGCTTTAACACCAATGATTGGCGCCGCCGTTGTTACAGTTTGGGTGCCCCGGTGTATGATTTACTGGTGCGCGGGTTTCGTCCCTGGCGTCGGCGTTCGCTGGAACTGCTGGCGTTACAGCCAGGTGAGAAGGTTCTGCTGATCGGCGCGGGTACGGGTGAAGATTTGGAATTCCTGCCGTCGGGTGTGCGGGTGACCGCGATTGATCTCACGCCGGCCATGCTTGACCGGCTTAAAAAACGCGCTGTCCGGCTGAATCTGCAAGTGGATGCCCGCGTCATGGATGGGCATCAGCTCGCGTTTCCCGATGCCACATTTGACGTCGTGATCCTGCATTTGATTCTCGCGGTCATACCGGACCCGGTGCGGTGTGCGCGCGAGGCGGCACGGGTATTGCGCCCGGGCGGGCGGGTAACCATCCTGGACAAGTTTCTACCCGATGGCAGGCCGCTGCCACTGGCGATTCGCCTGCTGGCCCCTGTGATTGGATTTTTCGGTACGGAGATCAACCGTCAACTCGGCCCTATCCTTGCGGGAACCGATCTGGATATCACGCGCCAGGAACCTTTGGGAATGCGCGGCTTTTTCAAAATCGTGCTGGCACGAAAGCCGAGCGCGCCGTAG